The DNA segment ggttagatgggcttcagattggtatgacaggtcggcgcaacatcgagggctgaagggcccatattgcgctgtaatgttctatgttctatgtttaatacAGCTGAGCTACCTTAGAATTGAAGTGtatgatttattgtcatttgcATTTAACAAATGAAGAGCAAACAGTCTCTTATTTACCACGCTTCGTGCATTTATAGACACAGACGATATTAAGATACAACGAGAATATATCAAACATCAGAGCTTTTCCTCCTTTTTTGTGCTCATCTCCACATTACGGGCGTGGGTAGCATTCGCAAACATTCTGGGCCCACCAACACCCCAGCAACAGTCATTTCCAGGTATGTCGCTCTGGGGCCACCGTCGTCACTACTGCATTCCAGGCGGACCACACTGAACCCACCATGACATCACACCACCACCAATGTAACCACTGCTTCTGTCGATCTGCCAGGGGTACTGATTCGGGTCTATCACATTCCCGCAACATCAacaattgctgttttgttttgcaaTGGAGATTTCTTTATCAGTCGAAGTTCGTAGAGACAGGTAGGAAAGTGGGTTTTCGGCAACAGTTTtcgccatggtcttattgaatggtggtacagtggtgaAGTGGACTATTCCTACCCCTACATCATCTGCTCTGACGCTTTTGCCTGATACATATTTATCGTTCAACAAACGAAAGGAGCATAGATGTCACAAGACTTTGGTGGCTCTCACCCACGTTGTGTTCATAGCTACAAAGTGGATGATGCATTTCTGAAAGACTGTCCGCCTATGAGACTTGGAACGTGAGTATAAACAGGTTTGCTTGTTTTAGTATTAAAGACATTCCATCTAGAAAAGACTTCTCCCTGTCCATTAGAACTGCCCACAGTCTTAATGAGACATCGGTAGCCAATGATCCTCAGGGCAGCAATAGAGTAAATTGCACAAGTGTGGAATGacatcctatcggaaggatgttgtgaaacttgaaaaggttaagaaaagatttacaaggattttgccagggttagaggatttgagctatagggacaggtgaATAGACTGGCGTTGTTTTCTCTGCAGGTTTATGAAGCCATGAGGgtcatggatgggataaatagacaatatctttccgctagggtgggggagttcagaactagagggcataggtttacggtgagaggggaaagatataaaagagacctaaggggcaatgttttcacgcagagggtagtatgtgtatggaatgagttgccagaggaagaggtggaggctagtacaatcacaacatttaaaaggcagctggatgggtatatgaataggaagggtttagagggatatgggccgggtgctggcaagtggaactagattaggttaagatgtGTGGTCGGTAtgaacgagttggatcaaagggtctgtatccgtgctgtacatctctatgactgacaaTTTGAAAAGTAACAAGATTGTGCGAAAAGCAAGTGGCATCATAGATATTTGGGAGGACCAGTCAAGAAAATCCTTTCAAAGTATCATGAAGAATAATTAAATAAAGGAATGACCTCGAGGAAATGAAACAATGAACATTTAAACAGAAATCACTGTCAGATGGTGATGACAGTTCTGAGATAAGAAACAAAGGCTAAAGAGAAAGTTAAAATGGAGGAAGGAGGGAATGAGAGTGGGTGGAAAAGAAATGAGTACATAAATTTCCATGGGCCCAGAACACTGGAGAATTGAAATAGTGAGCACTGATCTGGACCGTGGTTTAGCATCTCATCCTGAAAGATAGGAGCTCCGATAATTTCAGATTCCTTTAGAATTCGGAATTGAGAACCATCTCAGCTAGATAATGGACATGACATCTCTTTCAAGTGCAGGAGCCTcgacacacaaatgccagattcAAATTCAAGAAATAGCGTTGCAAACGGAGTCACTCTGATAGATGATAAATAAGATGggtcaattttgtttttcttttaacgtTTGAAGAATCTGATATAGATGGTGAATGGATACTTTATCACCACCTTAAGCTCCTCTCTAAACTTGTTCTGAGATACAGCGTAGATGAAGATGTTGTTGCAGGAGCTGAGTAACTGGAGCATGTTGGTAGTCTCTGAAAGGATGTACTGTGGGTCTTTGAAATTCTGGCTGTTGAAATAACCTGCACCTCGAACTCGCACGTAGAGGAAACGCCCGACCTGGGTAGCCCACAGGAGAAGGAAACTGAGTGAGACGGCAAACAGCAGGACAATGGACCTCTTGCGATTCACCATCTCCGAATCTTGGCAGTTCTCAACACCTCGAAGCCTCTGCCTGGATCTGTTGGCCCATAAGATGTGCTTTATAGTCAAAGCATTGAGAAGAAAAATGAGAATGAATGGGAAAATGGGGGTTAAGATGGGGTCGAGCATGTCGTAGGCCTGCCAGACTGGAGAAGTGTAATAGCTGGACTTGATATCACAGAACCAGGGCACACCCCTAATCGTATACAACGGCTTGTAGATAAAGTATAAAGGGACATTCTTGATGCAACTCAGGATACAAATTGTTCCAATGACCAGTGATGCAGAtttctcagtgcagtatctgatCTTCAAGTTCTGGCAGCAGATGGCAACAAAACGATCGATGGTGAAGGCCACTGTCAGCCACACTGAGCCATCTCGGGTACCATAGACTAGTACAGCGCCAAGGCTGCATACTGGTGTGGTAAACAAGACACTGTACCGAAAGTAAATGCGGCCAATCCTGTTTAGGATGACGGAAATTATTATCACAAAGAAGTCATTGACAGCTATCACCACAAGATAGTATGTGATGCATTTGGAGAGTCCACAACGTCCTCGGGATAAAATTCCAATCGCCAGCAAATTGgctgagaaagaaaatgagagagacgTTGTTGAACTTATTCAAAACACTTACTACTGTCTCAAAACAACATGTTGCTCAAACGCACTTTCAGACTCTTGAGTATTCAAGCTCCTCTGCTCCAcctgttcttttcctttctctctttttttctcctttctacATCTTGTTGAATTAATTAATTAGACTTAGCTGAAGGGGAATTGAGAATCTGGCGAGTCTCCCACAGTGCAGGCCTGCGCCAGGGAAGCAGCCCTGAAGTAGTAATCGGCACCTGGAATCACTCTGGGGGAAGCAGTCCCAAATCAGCGGCCAGCGCTGGCAGCGAGTCCCGAGCTGAGGCCGATGCAGAGGAAACAATCCGGAGGAAAACTTTACTTGGAACGGAGTGGAGGAGGCTTGGAGGGGAGAGGGGACGATTGTTAGACTGGAGTCTGGTGTGGGTTATCAGACTGCACTGTGGTATTGTAATGTAATATTTATTTGTAATTGTTTATCTAAATGTAATGTCTATCCTCTAGCTATGTCTTCTTTCCAACTTATTCTTTGAAGACTGCAAAATAATgcaactattttttttaaaattctttttgctATCTAAGGTTTGCACTGATGCATTTATACCTGAGATGGCGTCATAAGCGGTGGCattgcaaagcttttcactgtactcctgtgttTCTGTGCTTGAGTACACCATGAAAAAAAACCTGCTAGATCCTATTCTATATTTTATATAATTTTATATAATTCCTGCGACGATTTCCCACCATACATACCCCAGTCGCTGAAGCTACAATCACAACTTTAACTTCAGGAGTTGAATTCACCCCTGACAAAGAATCCCCttgaaatctttaaaaaaagaacaagaagAAACTGCAATGTATATTCCATGTCTGGTAATGAATATATAACGGACTTGTGCCAGGACTAAGCAGAAGAACTAGTAATTCTAACCAGAAGTAACTTTGCACTGGAATGCATCAAAATTTGTGAACACGTATGTACGAGTCAGCATCAAAAGTGAACTGTGGACTGACTGAACGGCTCAACCTCACTTCATCATAACCACTCAACAGCGTATATTcacccacacacagtcaccctcAATCACTCACCATCACTCAGCCTCGTGACAGGAACCAGGATGCGTGAAGCCAGGCAGAAAGAGTGGACTGCGTTGGGGTTGGAGTCAGCGGCGTGGATCATTCGGTGGCGTCAGGTGGTTCAACTGGGGGTTCGGTTTGCAACGTATTGGATTTTAGATGGGGAAATGGCAGCCTGACATAGAATGGAAGAAGAGGCCTGTCTTACTGGGAGGCGAAGATGATTGACATTGTGAGTAAATGGACAGATTCTAGGGGTACAGCACGCCACCTTTGTTGGGGTACAATGAACAGAATTTAGAGGATTAGCGTGGTAATTGAAGGTAGGCTGAACTTTTGGAGCAGGCAGCATGGTAACACTGGGGAGGAGATGAAGCTGCAGGAAGACTGGAAATGGGAGACAGAAACCGATATTGGTGGAGAAACACATAGATCGAGCAACACATTTGGGGATGCAgtacagttaacatttcgagtccagtcacCATTCCATGGTCAGAGAAAGACGAGGGTAGGTATGAGAGTCTAGGAATCTGTGTGTAAGATTCTGGTAGTATATTAACAGGACAAGAACAGTGGTGTTTAAAAACTGGCCAACAAAGATTAGAGGCAGGGAGACGAGTAGCCAGATATCAGAGGGAAGGGAAAAATCCAATGTCTGTGCGAGATGGAGGGGGGGACAGGCAAAAGCCTGAGACGATATAAAATCCATAAATTTGAAGCTTCATTTCAGACTCTAAAAGCTGCTGATATGGCAAAGGTCGCACCGTCAATGAAATCTCTAACCATCTGTATTCCCAGTCCTGAAATCTGATTGAATGCCTGCCTATTGGTGTCGCTTTCTCACCCTGTTTGCATAGGTTGAAATTGAATGCTTCTTCTGATTGCGTGCTGAGTCGCCAGATCTCAGCGCTGCTGAGAGTTGATTGGTCTGCGTGAAGGGTCAGTGTCAGGGTAAGTTAATTTGAATGAAGACGACAGGAAACCAGCCACAAGCACTGTGGCTGCTGGAGGACATAAAGTAAATTGTCAAACTTTGTTTACAATCCAATGTTTGCAGAAAATTCTCTGTCATAATGTCTCGTGTTGAGAATAATATTATAAATTGTTTGCACTTGCTTTGGAGTTACTTTGAAGGGACATATGTGGTGAGGTACAGCGTGGCAACTGAAAGAAGAGAGTGAAATATTTCAGTAAATACTAATGAAGATCTGTCCAGTCACCGAGTATGTTAACTTTAAATCCATGTATTTTACTTGCAGCAGTTGTGGGAGAAATACACTATGGAGAGATCTTAAAGAACGACATAAGGTTAccacaaatttaaaaaataaactttagACCAATTAACATTGTTATCTAATTTATTTGGAGCTTTGTCGATTTTGCTTTGCTAGGCAATATCGTTGGCATTTAACTCCTTGTTTTTATCTCTCTCATCAGGATAATCTTTCATCGTCCTTGCAGGAACCAATGGCAGACAATAAGgctataagatacaggagcagaaattaggccatttggcccatcgagtcttctccaccattcagtcatggctgatagatttttcaactctattttcctgctttatccccgtaacctttgatctccaTGGCAATCAATAATTCATCTACctatgttttaaatatactcaatgacatggcctccacagccttctgtgacagtgaattccacggattcaccATTCTtgtaaggttagattagattacttacagcgtggaaacaggcccttcggcacaacaagtccacactgacctgccacccacccagacccattcccctacatttacctcttcacctaacactatgggcaatttagcatggccaattttttggactgtgggaggaaaccggagcacccggaggaaacccacgcagacacggggagaacgtgcaaactccacacagtcagtcgcctgaggcgggaattgaacccagatctctggcgctgtgaggcaacagtactaaccactgtgccacccataaaaaagggataaaaaaaagtttctccttcTAACGATTGTAAAAAAGgttttccttttactctaaggctgtgccttcatgtcctcgtctctcctgccaatggaaacatcttcccaacgtccactccatccaggccgttcagtattctataaTTTTCAGTCAGATCACTCccgccaccacccccacccctaccgctgtcatccttctaaactccataaagTACAGTCCCACAGTCCTCAAAAAGATCCTGGGATCTTtgtcatgaacctcctctggacctggaCCAGGGCCAAAACgtctttcctgaggtatgggtcgcaaaattgctcacagtactctaaatgtgttctcagacctttcagttttttctagcaatttttccTTGCCGATGGCCACTGTACTCATATCTGCCGCCTGGCTGTCATGTATTTTTGAGATATTGGTCATGTCTTTCACCgagaagactgacacaaagtacttattaagttcctcagccatttctttgttcccattacTACCTCTCCAGCATCCTTTTCCGATGGCCCAATGTCCACATTtgcctttatatatctaaagaaacccGTGTAATCTCTCCGAATATTACCAGCTCATTACGCTCAtattaattttctccctccttgtttctttctttgttgtcctctgttgatCTTTGTACGCTTCCCAGTCCTCTTGCTTCCCATTGCCCTTCGCCATATTATGCTTTCTGTTTCGTTTTTAtattgtccctgacttccctgacCAACCCGGgttgcctcaactccacttagtATACTTCTGTTTCCACAGGATGAGTCGTGGTATGTCTATCGAATTACTgtcagaaactcctgtcattgctgtttcactgtcttttctgctaaactcctttctcaatcaatcagtcagttcctccctcatgccaCTATAGTTGCCATTATTCAACGGTAAAACCATTATGTCTGATTCCCACCTTCTTCGTTTCAAACTGCAGAATacattctaccatattatggtccaGGC comes from the Chiloscyllium plagiosum isolate BGI_BamShark_2017 chromosome 45, ASM401019v2, whole genome shotgun sequence genome and includes:
- the LOC122543939 gene encoding probable G-protein coupled receptor 139 isoform X1; the encoded protein is MIHAADSNPNAVHSFCLASRILVPVTRLSDANLLAIGILSRGRCGLSKCITYYLVVIAVNDFFVIIISVILNRIGRIYFRYSVLFTTPVCSLGAVLVYGTRDGSVWLTVAFTIDRFVAICCQNLKIRYCTEKSASLVIGTICILSCIKNVPLYFIYKPLYTIRGVPWFCDIKSSYYTSPVWQAYDMLDPILTPIFPFILIFLLNALTIKHILWANRSRQRLRGVENCQDSEMVNRKRSIVLLFAVSLSFLLLWATQVGRFLYVRVRGAGYFNSQNFKDPQYILSETTNMLQLLSSCNNIFIYAVSQNKFREELKVVIKYPFTIYIRFFKR
- the LOC122543939 gene encoding probable G-protein coupled receptor 139 isoform X2, which produces MHGAPKGLFYAICYPIIAIVGAPANLLAIGILSRGRCGLSKCITYYLVVIAVNDFFVIIISVILNRIGRIYFRYSVLFTTPVCSLGAVLVYGTRDGSVWLTVAFTIDRFVAICCQNLKIRYCTEKSASLVIGTICILSCIKNVPLYFIYKPLYTIRGVPWFCDIKSSYYTSPVWQAYDMLDPILTPIFPFILIFLLNALTIKHILWANRSRQRLRGVENCQDSEMVNRKRSIVLLFAVSLSFLLLWATQVGRFLYVRVRGAGYFNSQNFKDPQYILSETTNMLQLLSSCNNIFIYAVSQNKFREELKVVIKYPFTIYIRFFKR